In a single window of the Armatimonadota bacterium genome:
- a CDS encoding LptA/OstA family protein — protein MIRGVGLAALAVLLILSAPTRAQAPPAVEVTGATFADLDEASGLWTLRGSPVTVRRGAVVIQAPALTYERAGQVVRATEGARYADDAFAVDAPRITVWLRDERLLADGGVVAQQRDAQRRLTAERVEAFGRERRLVATGDPVLTGPEGRLAAERIETFLARGEAVAEGNSRIAYDQMEGRAKRITVRQHPPTAVLTGAAVVRQGPHEVRATTVTVDLQRRRVTAQGSAQITAYPGR, from the coding sequence ATGATCCGGGGTGTCGGGCTGGCCGCGCTGGCCGTCCTCCTGATCCTGTCCGCCCCCACACGGGCGCAGGCCCCGCCGGCGGTCGAAGTGACAGGGGCGACCTTCGCCGATCTCGACGAGGCCAGCGGCCTCTGGACGCTGCGGGGTTCGCCGGTGACCGTCCGGCGGGGTGCCGTCGTGATCCAGGCGCCGGCGCTGACCTATGAGCGCGCGGGGCAGGTCGTGCGGGCCACCGAGGGCGCGCGCTATGCCGATGACGCGTTCGCCGTGGACGCGCCGCGGATCACGGTCTGGTTGCGGGACGAGCGCCTCCTGGCCGACGGCGGCGTTGTGGCCCAGCAGCGCGACGCGCAGCGCCGCCTGACCGCGGAGCGGGTGGAGGCGTTCGGCCGGGAACGTCGGCTGGTGGCCACGGGCGACCCTGTGCTTACCGGTCCGGAAGGCCGTCTGGCGGCGGAGCGGATCGAGACCTTCCTCGCGCGCGGCGAGGCCGTCGCGGAGGGAAACAGCCGGATCGCCTACGACCAGATGGAGGGGCGCGCCAAGCGCATCACGGTGCGGCAGCACCCTCCGACCGCGGTGTTGACCGGAGCCGCGGTAGTGCGGCAGGGACCGCACGAGGTCCGGGCGACGACGGTGACGGTGGATTTGCAGCGGCGCCGCGTGACCGCACAGGGATCGGCGCAGATCACCGCCTATCCGGGGCGCTGA
- the lptC gene encoding LPS export ABC transporter periplasmic protein LptC gives MRLAAVAAALVLGALIGARWMAGRVPAPPAAPPAPSPTAPAPAPSAGPAPGGPESPFLRIEGTTLSGTDPRGNLVWEIRATTLEVDRARERIVMTSVTGQFYQAHRPRLAFAAPTAVFHTRRRDVELTGGVTARTSDGRTLRAARIRYLPADRVIVASGDVVLTQPGVWIRADEVRTDPALNRQRFSGQIVVRATE, from the coding sequence ATGCGGCTGGCCGCAGTGGCCGCCGCCCTCGTGCTCGGCGCGCTGATCGGCGCCCGGTGGATGGCGGGACGGGTGCCCGCTCCGCCCGCGGCGCCGCCGGCGCCTTCTCCCACGGCGCCGGCGCCTGCGCCGTCCGCGGGACCGGCACCCGGAGGACCGGAGTCGCCGTTCCTCCGGATCGAGGGGACGACGCTTTCGGGAACGGATCCCCGGGGCAATCTGGTGTGGGAAATTCGGGCCACGACGCTGGAGGTCGATCGGGCTCGGGAACGGATCGTCATGACGTCGGTGACGGGACAGTTCTACCAGGCGCACAGACCCCGGCTGGCCTTCGCCGCGCCGACGGCGGTCTTTCACACGAGGCGACGGGACGTGGAACTGACCGGGGGCGTCACCGCGCGCACCTCGGACGGTCGGACGCTGCGCGCCGCGCGCATCCGCTACCTGCCGGCCGACCGGGTGATCGTGGCCTCTGGCGATGTCGTCCTCACCCAGCCCGGGGTCTGGATCCGGGCGGACGAGGTGCGCACGGATCCGGCGCTGAACCGCCAGCGGTTTTCGGGCCAGATCGTGGTACGGGCGACGGAATAG
- the lpxB gene encoding lipid-A-disaccharide synthase: MRELTIFIIAGEISGDLLGADLAAHLRYLRPDAALVGIGGARMSAAGVRCLMDSTTWGVVGHVDPVLRLRTYLRRLREVTDAVRRERPDVLVLIDFPAFNLRVAERLKGRVPVAYYAPPLVSVRRGDRARKVAHLRMRLLATLRPEADAYAAAGADVTFVGHPAADLPRQAPERDQARRMLGLPAQDPVVGLLPGSRLQEVRAHLPVMLRAAAIAAGTDPRIAFVLPVPAKPIRQAVERLADGHRPGVRVTDEIYAAMRAADVLLTAAGTATLEAAVLGVPMIVVYRLPALSWYIARRLVAVRHAALPNILAGREIVPELLQDRFTASAAAAAVLRLLRDPVGREAMRAGLRSVAATLGPPGAARRAAEEVLRLGAFVAPAAGGR, translated from the coding sequence GTGCGGGAGCTGACGATCTTCATCATCGCCGGCGAGATCAGCGGCGATCTGCTGGGGGCCGACCTCGCCGCTCATCTGCGGTATCTGCGTCCGGACGCAGCGCTGGTGGGCATCGGCGGCGCGCGGATGAGCGCCGCGGGAGTGCGCTGCCTGATGGATAGCACGACGTGGGGCGTGGTCGGCCACGTCGACCCCGTCCTCCGGCTGCGCACCTACCTCCGCCGGCTGCGGGAAGTGACCGACGCCGTCCGCAGGGAGCGGCCGGACGTGCTGGTCCTGATCGACTTCCCCGCCTTCAACCTCCGCGTGGCCGAGCGCCTGAAGGGGCGGGTTCCCGTGGCGTACTACGCGCCCCCCCTGGTGTCGGTCCGTAGAGGCGATCGGGCCCGTAAGGTGGCGCACCTGCGGATGCGGCTGCTGGCCACGCTGCGGCCCGAGGCGGACGCGTACGCCGCCGCGGGAGCCGATGTGACCTTTGTCGGACACCCCGCCGCCGACCTCCCCCGGCAGGCGCCGGAGCGCGACCAGGCGCGCCGGATGCTCGGTCTGCCGGCACAGGACCCCGTTGTCGGCCTCCTTCCCGGCAGCCGGCTCCAGGAGGTCCGGGCCCACCTGCCCGTGATGCTCCGGGCCGCCGCCATCGCGGCCGGGACCGATCCACGCATCGCGTTCGTGCTGCCCGTCCCCGCAAAGCCGATCCGCCAGGCCGTGGAGCGCCTGGCCGACGGCCATCGGCCCGGCGTGCGCGTGACGGACGAGATCTACGCCGCGATGCGGGCCGCCGACGTGCTCCTGACGGCCGCCGGCACGGCGACGCTCGAGGCCGCGGTGCTCGGCGTGCCGATGATCGTCGTCTACCGCCTGCCGGCGCTGAGCTGGTACATCGCCAGGCGGCTCGTCGCCGTCCGCCACGCCGCGCTGCCGAACATCCTGGCCGGACGGGAGATCGTCCCGGAACTGCTGCAGGATCGCTTCACCGCCTCGGCCGCGGCGGCGGCGGTTCTGCGCCTCCTCCGTGATCCGGTCGGGCGCGAGGCGATGCGCGCCGGTCTGCGGTCTGTGGCCGCAACGTTGGGTCCTCCGGGCGCCGCGCGCCGGGCGGCGGAGGAAGTGCTGCGTCTGGGGGCGTTCGTTGCCCCCGCCGCTGGCGGGCGATAA
- the lpxI gene encoding UDP-2,3-diacylglucosamine diphosphatase LpxI (LpxI, functionally equivalent to LpxH, replaces it in LPS biosynthesis in a minority of bacteria.): MGGRDLDGVGVVGLIAGEGRLPVLLAQAARAAGCRVVAVTVEGDGADLAAVADESYRAGFGEFQRIIAILTRSGVRQVIFAGRVSRARLVAEGDTAFRARVLRLGDRGDQTLFQQVAVELLGRAGITVASPLKFVAHLLVEEGVLTRSAPTEDEARDARAGLDLARKIAALDVGQTVVLRHGAVLAVEAAEGTDEAIRRGGKMAPGVVVAKAARPHQDDRFDLPAVGLGTLETMAAVGARVLAVEAGATLLLDRDRCLEFADRSGIAVVGLHL, translated from the coding sequence GTGGGCGGGCGAGACCTCGACGGAGTAGGAGTCGTCGGCCTGATCGCCGGCGAAGGACGGCTGCCCGTCCTCCTGGCGCAGGCGGCCCGAGCGGCCGGCTGCCGCGTTGTGGCCGTGACGGTGGAAGGCGATGGGGCCGACCTCGCGGCCGTCGCCGACGAATCCTACCGCGCGGGATTCGGGGAGTTCCAGCGCATCATCGCGATCCTCACCCGCAGCGGCGTCCGACAGGTGATCTTCGCCGGGCGCGTCTCGCGGGCGCGGCTCGTGGCCGAAGGCGACACCGCCTTCAGGGCGCGCGTCCTGCGACTGGGTGACCGGGGGGACCAGACGCTGTTCCAGCAGGTGGCGGTGGAACTGCTGGGCCGCGCGGGGATCACCGTCGCCAGTCCCCTGAAGTTCGTAGCCCACCTCCTAGTGGAGGAGGGAGTGCTCACCCGCTCGGCACCCACGGAGGACGAGGCCCGGGACGCGCGCGCCGGGCTGGACCTGGCGCGGAAGATCGCGGCCCTGGACGTGGGACAGACCGTCGTGCTCAGGCACGGCGCCGTCCTCGCCGTGGAGGCGGCAGAAGGCACGGACGAGGCGATTCGTCGGGGCGGGAAGATGGCGCCCGGCGTCGTCGTGGCCAAGGCCGCGCGCCCCCACCAGGACGATCGCTTCGACCTCCCCGCCGTGGGACTCGGCACCCTCGAGACCATGGCCGCGGTAGGCGCACGGGTGCTCGCCGTGGAGGCCGGCGCCACGCTGCTGCTTGATCGGGACCGCTGTCTCGAGTTCGCCGATCGCTCCGGCATCGCCGTCGTCGGCCTCCACCTGTGA
- the lpxA gene encoding acyl-ACP--UDP-N-acetylglucosamine O-acyltransferase, whose amino-acid sequence MSSVQVHPTAVIDPSAELEGDVVVGPYAVIGPRVRIGSGTRLGAHTVIESDVTLGRDNQLGIGVAIGCRPQHRGYAEERSYVRIGDRNIFGDYATVSRGYGEGTATEIGDDAYIMSYVRIDHNCRLGNRVTITSGAGLGGYVNVEDLAYVGGNVGIHQFVRIGRLGMVGAVSMVRQDVPPYILAAGMPARAHALNVVGIERAGIPPQHRRALRRAFTLLYRSRLTTSAALARLEEELGGDPYVAHIIAFMRSGGHNRGFVRWAGETSTE is encoded by the coding sequence GTGTCTAGCGTGCAGGTGCATCCCACCGCGGTAATCGATCCCTCGGCCGAACTGGAGGGCGACGTCGTCGTCGGTCCCTACGCGGTGATCGGCCCGCGCGTCCGCATCGGATCCGGGACGCGCCTGGGAGCCCATACCGTCATCGAGTCCGACGTCACCCTGGGCCGTGACAACCAGCTGGGGATCGGGGTGGCCATCGGCTGCCGCCCCCAGCACCGGGGATATGCGGAGGAGCGATCCTACGTGCGGATCGGCGACCGGAACATCTTCGGCGACTACGCCACGGTGAGCCGCGGTTACGGCGAAGGGACGGCGACCGAGATCGGCGACGACGCCTACATCATGTCCTACGTGCGGATCGATCACAACTGCCGGCTCGGGAACCGGGTCACGATCACCAGCGGCGCCGGGCTGGGGGGGTATGTCAATGTGGAGGACCTGGCGTACGTGGGCGGCAACGTCGGGATCCACCAGTTCGTCCGCATCGGGCGGCTGGGGATGGTCGGCGCGGTGAGCATGGTGCGCCAGGATGTCCCGCCCTACATCCTGGCGGCCGGCATGCCGGCGCGCGCCCACGCGCTGAACGTCGTCGGCATTGAACGCGCCGGCATCCCTCCGCAGCACCGCCGGGCGCTGCGCCGCGCCTTCACCCTGCTGTACCGGTCGCGCCTGACGACTTCTGCGGCCCTGGCGCGGCTGGAGGAGGAACTGGGCGGCGATCCGTACGTGGCGCACATCATCGCCTTCATGCGCAGCGGCGGCCACAACCGGGGATTCGTGCGGTGGGCGGGCGAGACCTCGACGGAGTAG
- the fabZ gene encoding 3-hydroxyacyl-ACP dehydratase FabZ: MELGRDEIMRIIPHRPPFLFVDRIIEVEESRIVGQLDLRGDEWFFPGHFPGKPIMPGVLIVEAIVQTGACLALRRPEFAGRVPYFAGIEQVRFRRPIRPGETVTLEARLRWIRGRTGRVAGRALVQGAVAADGEFTFVMGEDRV; this comes from the coding sequence ATGGAGCTCGGACGCGACGAGATCATGCGTATCATTCCCCACCGCCCTCCCTTCCTCTTCGTCGATCGGATCATCGAGGTCGAGGAGTCCCGCATCGTCGGCCAGCTGGACCTGCGCGGGGACGAGTGGTTCTTCCCCGGGCACTTTCCGGGCAAACCCATCATGCCGGGCGTGCTGATCGTGGAAGCCATTGTGCAGACCGGGGCCTGTCTGGCGCTTCGGCGGCCGGAGTTTGCCGGTCGGGTCCCGTACTTCGCCGGGATCGAACAGGTGCGGTTCCGCCGCCCGATCCGGCCGGGCGAGACCGTGACCCTGGAAGCCAGGCTGCGGTGGATCCGGGGCCGCACGGGGCGGGTCGCGGGCCGCGCCCTGGTCCAGGGCGCGGTGGCCGCGGACGGGGAGTTCACCTTCGTTATGGGGGAGGACCGTGTCTAG
- the lpxC gene encoding UDP-3-O-acyl-N-acetylglucosamine deacetylase, with the protein MGPVRQRTIRRSASVAGIGIHSSLPARVTCRPAPPDAGIAFRRLDLPDSPEIPAAADAVVDTRRGVTLGRAGVRVRTVEHLLAAAAGLGITNLRVEVRGEELPILDGSAAPYCALLRRAGIEVQDAVLEPIRPEEPCWVAEEAASVLVVPAGCLRLTCVVPLHHPVLGPAQVADLTVEEGRFLREIAPARTWGFADEVEKLRQQGLAVGASQNNALGLGPEGYLNPPRMADEPARHKLLDLLGDLALLGRPLRAHVIAVGAGHRLHAAAVRRVLGR; encoded by the coding sequence ATGGGGCCGGTTCGCCAGCGGACGATCCGGCGGTCCGCCTCCGTCGCCGGGATCGGCATCCACAGCAGCCTGCCGGCCCGCGTTACCTGCCGGCCCGCACCTCCCGACGCCGGGATTGCCTTCCGGCGCCTCGATCTGCCCGACTCCCCGGAGATCCCGGCCGCCGCGGACGCGGTGGTGGACACCCGTCGCGGGGTCACGCTGGGCCGGGCCGGCGTCCGGGTGAGGACGGTGGAGCACCTGCTGGCGGCGGCGGCGGGACTCGGGATCACCAACCTGCGGGTCGAGGTCCGGGGTGAGGAGCTGCCCATCCTGGACGGCAGCGCCGCCCCGTACTGTGCCCTGCTCCGGCGGGCAGGCATCGAGGTGCAGGACGCCGTGCTCGAGCCCATCAGGCCGGAAGAGCCCTGCTGGGTCGCGGAGGAGGCGGCCTCCGTCCTGGTGGTGCCTGCGGGGTGCCTGCGGCTGACGTGCGTGGTGCCGCTGCACCACCCGGTGCTGGGCCCCGCCCAGGTGGCGGACCTGACGGTAGAGGAGGGCCGGTTCCTGCGGGAGATCGCGCCGGCGCGAACGTGGGGGTTCGCCGACGAGGTGGAGAAGTTGCGCCAGCAGGGGTTGGCCGTCGGCGCCTCGCAGAACAACGCGCTGGGTCTGGGGCCCGAAGGATACCTGAACCCGCCGCGCATGGCCGACGAGCCGGCGCGGCACAAACTCCTCGATCTGCTTGGCGACCTGGCGCTGCTGGGCCGCCCGCTGCGCGCCCATGTCATCGCCGTGGGCGCGGGGCACAGGCTCCACGCGGCCGCGGTGCGGCGGGTCCTCGGGAGGTAA
- the lpxD gene encoding UDP-3-O-(3-hydroxymyristoyl)glucosamine N-acyltransferase has product MRLRAIAEAIGAELLGAGDVEVTHVAEWHRAGPGAIVMVRDARHLARAEESGASALLLPAALSSSRLPALRAVNLRLAFARIIGLLHPPPGRLPPGIHPTAVLGTAVRLGRDVAVGPYVTIGDACVIADEVTIYAGCALGARVRIGPRSILHPRVTVYDGCTIGARVILHSGVVVGADGFGYAQDGRAHVKIPQVGTVVIEDDVEVGANTTIDRATLGETRIGAGTKIDNLVMIGHNVTIGPRVLVVAQAGVAGSVVIGADAVLAGQVGVADHLTIGAGAQVLAASVVTRDVPPGAVVSGQPARPHREQLRLQAALSRVPDLVSKRGGRRRD; this is encoded by the coding sequence GTGAGACTGCGCGCCATCGCCGAGGCCATCGGGGCGGAGCTTCTGGGGGCGGGCGACGTCGAGGTCACGCACGTCGCGGAGTGGCACCGCGCCGGGCCCGGCGCCATCGTCATGGTCCGCGATGCCCGGCACCTGGCCCGGGCGGAGGAGAGCGGCGCCTCGGCACTGCTGCTGCCCGCGGCGCTGTCGTCATCCCGTCTCCCCGCGCTTCGGGCGGTCAACCTCCGGCTGGCCTTCGCCAGGATCATCGGTCTGCTGCACCCGCCGCCGGGGCGCCTCCCTCCGGGGATCCATCCCACCGCCGTGCTCGGCACCGCCGTTCGGCTGGGCCGCGATGTGGCCGTGGGCCCCTACGTGACCATAGGGGACGCTTGCGTCATCGCCGACGAGGTGACCATCTACGCCGGCTGCGCCCTCGGGGCCCGGGTGCGTATCGGCCCGAGGTCGATCCTGCACCCGCGGGTGACCGTCTACGACGGCTGCACCATCGGCGCCCGCGTCATCCTCCACAGCGGCGTCGTGGTGGGCGCGGACGGATTCGGCTACGCCCAGGACGGCCGCGCGCATGTGAAGATCCCCCAGGTCGGGACGGTGGTGATCGAGGACGACGTGGAGGTCGGGGCCAACACCACCATCGACCGGGCCACGCTGGGGGAGACGAGGATCGGCGCCGGGACGAAGATCGACAACCTGGTGATGATCGGCCACAACGTGACCATCGGTCCCCGCGTCCTCGTCGTCGCGCAGGCGGGGGTAGCCGGCAGCGTCGTCATCGGCGCCGACGCCGTCCTGGCCGGCCAGGTGGGGGTGGCCGACCACCTGACGATCGGCGCCGGCGCCCAGGTGCTGGCGGCGTCGGTGGTGACCCGCGACGTTCCGCCCGGAGCGGTCGTCTCCGGACAGCCGGCCCGACCGCACCGGGAACAGCTGAGGCTGCAGGCCGCGCTGAGTCGCGTGCCCGACCTCGTCAGCAAGCGGGGAGGGCGCCGCCGCGACTGA